From Methanocella paludicola SANAE, a single genomic window includes:
- a CDS encoding peptidase, whose translation MRFDLFYTADAAEFKHIVARKLNEVYGVSTADRGVLDLYEGAYNIKHYQYDAQLLLDYLIRNMSSEHAIWVVDGDIYYDHLTFVMGLAMYHLAGVVSTFRLDSAEMVAKECVHEAGHVLGLDHCKDDCVMRFSSSIDDAERKPAALCGRCRAIFNRKVIEPRPLL comes from the coding sequence ATGCGATTCGACCTGTTCTATACGGCTGACGCCGCCGAGTTCAAGCACATCGTGGCGAGAAAGCTCAACGAGGTTTACGGCGTTTCCACCGCCGACAGGGGCGTGCTGGACCTATACGAGGGCGCATACAATATCAAGCATTACCAGTATGATGCGCAGCTACTTTTGGATTACCTGATAAGGAACATGTCCTCGGAGCATGCCATCTGGGTGGTGGACGGCGACATCTACTACGACCACCTGACCTTCGTCATGGGCCTGGCCATGTACCATCTCGCGGGCGTCGTATCCACGTTCCGCCTCGACTCGGCGGAGATGGTGGCCAAGGAGTGCGTGCACGAGGCAGGCCACGTGCTGGGGCTGGACCACTGTAAAGACGACTGTGTCATGCGCTTTTCCAGCTCCATCGATGACGCCGAGCGGAAGCCCGCGGCGCTGTGCGGGAGATGCCGCGCGATCTTTAACCGCAAGGTAATTGAGCCCCGGCCCCTATTGTAG
- a CDS encoding protein-L-isoaspartate O-methyltransferase, translating into MRFEGISERVLEAMSRVPRHLFVPDNVRENAYVDVPLPIGEGQTISAPSMVAIMCDVLDVRDGDSVLEVGTGWGYHAAIMSVLAGHGMVYTVERLPSLAMRAREIYRDLGFINIDVVVGDGSQGLPEHAPYDRISVAAAAPAIPQPLVDELKDGGRMVIPVGQYYQDLYLVEKADGKVHTSTKGGVAFVPLVGKYGFK; encoded by the coding sequence TTGCGATTCGAGGGTATCAGCGAACGGGTACTTGAGGCCATGTCCCGGGTGCCCCGTCATCTTTTTGTTCCCGATAATGTCCGGGAGAACGCCTATGTGGATGTGCCCCTGCCTATCGGCGAGGGCCAGACTATTTCTGCCCCGAGTATGGTCGCCATTATGTGCGACGTGCTCGACGTCCGTGATGGCGACAGTGTCCTTGAGGTGGGCACGGGGTGGGGATACCATGCGGCCATCATGTCCGTATTGGCTGGTCACGGTATGGTCTATACTGTCGAGCGTTTGCCGTCCCTGGCGATGAGGGCCCGTGAAATATACCGGGATCTAGGTTTTATCAATATCGATGTTGTCGTGGGCGACGGCAGCCAGGGGCTCCCGGAACATGCGCCCTATGACCGCATCAGCGTCGCCGCCGCAGCGCCCGCGATACCGCAGCCGCTGGTCGACGAACTGAAGGATGGCGGCAGGATGGTCATACCGGTCGGGCAATATTACCAGGATCTTTACCTCGTTGAGAAGGCCGATGGTAAGGTGCATACCTCTACAAAGGGCGGCGTCGCCTTCGTGCCGCTCGTGGGGAAATACGGGTTTAAATAA
- a CDS encoding right-handed parallel beta-helix repeat-containing protein, with translation MRTLRHGFILLAFACLIILLSTPAAGKIVIDMPFLGPQALPVSIPFLENVSIGSSTRAPTAYLNDGWEIRDSDLIVERGQVLSMKNYTLLFNCSADGQYRIDVLDGGTLLIENCTITSREGASPYLFRIQAGGRLAMKNSSLSHCGFNGPDVRSKGLWLGSEGNSLVFNELTDNYYGVVVEGDSCSVTNNTITSGFCGIRIGESGAVVTNNTIDHNQMGIDASWSGITMISGNTITNNALYGMLIGGEGPCMLTDNRISNNGEGLILLNASTCLASETRLDDNRGHGLVIEGSRVVSIKNMSSSWNAWGVYVNGTRDSTIHGVEASYNMYDGVFINNSNNVVLIENSAGYNGGFGFNVSENNTKVTVDRRRNTAEGNFKGDFNAPPAALTIAEISLLSLLIALVDKLIYLIDFQKVIVTNVFSGIVNPMREPVSRKLDRLSHWLLSMFHITRRGYKKAHVSEHMNVLFFHLINGKDIRGAVRPSAPAKLSSHEIVLQQVRFFDLLFRDRVMLYRNLMYMAITTGAGIVVYTLQVWAGTYDLPYFLPLALQFLVMFPIGLAVQGNVVGHVEKLEYDVRDEVSVEMLREDALRQMSSLEELHGKKKVPDKKFDQQMKTLSDALKAIDHMDIRRHYLLFTPDGYAKAISGFESLLEKCPDEPLFLAGAAEAHAMLGRSLEMSGGDGKGHYEKALEYAQKAFSIDSSKFEVRRALAMSLYFNCRRDRARNEIEEAIRLCPNDAESYLMKAMMADNADEKERLYRKAISLNKNLSAFRFEPQNVPVQAAATIKS, from the coding sequence ATGCGTACCCTTCGTCATGGCTTCATTTTACTAGCGTTCGCCTGCCTTATCATATTGCTGTCGACGCCCGCTGCGGGTAAGATCGTGATCGATATGCCCTTCCTGGGGCCGCAAGCGTTACCCGTCAGCATCCCCTTCCTGGAAAATGTCTCCATCGGGTCATCGACGCGTGCCCCTACCGCGTACCTCAATGACGGGTGGGAGATACGCGATAGCGATCTGATCGTTGAAAGGGGCCAGGTTCTATCGATGAAGAATTATACGCTGCTCTTTAATTGCTCGGCCGACGGCCAGTATAGGATCGATGTCCTTGACGGCGGCACTCTCCTGATCGAGAACTGCACCATTACATCTCGCGAGGGGGCTTCACCATACCTCTTCCGGATACAGGCCGGCGGGCGGCTCGCCATGAAAAATTCAAGCCTCAGCCACTGCGGGTTCAACGGCCCCGATGTTCGCTCAAAAGGCCTCTGGCTGGGCTCGGAAGGCAACTCGCTCGTTTTTAACGAGCTTACGGATAATTATTATGGCGTCGTAGTCGAAGGCGACAGCTGCAGCGTTACGAATAATACCATCACGTCCGGCTTCTGCGGCATCCGGATAGGCGAGTCGGGCGCCGTCGTCACGAACAATACCATCGACCATAACCAGATGGGCATAGATGCCAGCTGGTCCGGCATTACCATGATATCGGGCAACACGATTACTAATAATGCGCTATATGGCATGCTGATCGGTGGCGAAGGGCCGTGCATGCTCACGGATAACCGCATCTCGAATAACGGCGAGGGCCTGATCCTGCTGAACGCCTCGACCTGCCTGGCCAGCGAAACGAGGCTTGACGACAACAGGGGCCACGGCCTTGTCATCGAGGGCTCCCGGGTCGTCTCGATCAAAAACATGTCTTCGAGCTGGAACGCCTGGGGCGTCTATGTGAACGGGACCAGGGACTCTACGATCCACGGGGTTGAAGCGTCCTATAACATGTACGACGGCGTATTTATCAATAACTCGAACAACGTCGTGCTCATCGAAAACAGTGCCGGCTATAACGGCGGATTTGGCTTTAACGTCTCGGAGAACAACACGAAGGTCACGGTCGACAGGCGGAGAAATACTGCGGAGGGTAATTTTAAGGGCGACTTTAACGCGCCGCCGGCCGCGCTCACTATCGCGGAGATCTCACTATTATCGCTACTCATCGCGCTCGTGGACAAGCTGATCTATCTCATCGATTTCCAGAAAGTGATCGTCACGAACGTGTTCAGCGGCATCGTGAACCCGATGCGGGAGCCCGTATCCAGGAAGCTCGACCGGCTGTCCCACTGGCTGCTGTCAATGTTCCACATCACGCGCCGGGGCTACAAAAAAGCCCACGTTTCGGAGCACATGAACGTGCTGTTCTTCCATCTCATTAACGGGAAGGATATACGCGGCGCCGTGCGCCCGTCCGCGCCCGCGAAGCTCAGCTCCCACGAGATCGTGCTCCAGCAGGTCCGCTTCTTTGACCTGCTGTTCAGGGACCGGGTCATGCTATACCGGAACCTCATGTACATGGCCATCACGACGGGCGCCGGCATCGTGGTCTATACGCTGCAGGTGTGGGCCGGCACCTACGACCTGCCCTATTTCCTGCCTCTCGCCCTGCAGTTCCTCGTCATGTTCCCCATCGGCCTTGCTGTCCAGGGGAACGTGGTCGGCCACGTGGAAAAGCTCGAGTACGACGTGAGGGATGAAGTATCCGTCGAAATGCTCCGCGAGGACGCGCTTCGGCAGATGTCGTCCCTTGAAGAGCTCCATGGTAAAAAGAAAGTTCCTGATAAGAAGTTCGACCAGCAAATGAAGACGCTCTCCGACGCCCTCAAGGCCATCGACCATATGGACATACGGCGACATTACTTGCTCTTTACGCCTGACGGCTATGCAAAAGCGATCTCCGGTTTCGAGTCCCTGCTTGAAAAGTGCCCCGATGAGCCGCTTTTCCTGGCAGGGGCGGCGGAGGCTCACGCGATGCTCGGGCGTTCCCTCGAGATGAGTGGCGGAGACGGGAAAGGCCATTATGAAAAGGCGCTGGAATATGCGCAAAAGGCATTTTCGATCGATAGCAGTAAGTTTGAAGTGAGGCGTGCGCTGGCAATGAGCCTGTACTTTAATTGCCGGCGAGATCGTGCCCGAAATGAGATAGAAGAGGCCATCCGGCTCTGCCCTAACGATGCCGAATCCTACCTGATGAAGGCGATGATGGCGGATAATGCGGATGAGAAAGAGCGGCTCTATCGTAAGGCTATATCCCTCAATAAGAACCTGAGCGCCTTTCGCTTTGAGCCTCAAAATGTACCTGTGCAGGCGGCGGCGACTATAAAAAGCTAG
- a CDS encoding GIY-YIG nuclease family protein, whose amino-acid sequence MEDLGKGTYTLIMFLKEPMRLKVGALGELYFNEGYYAYTGSALGSGGFVRVKRHKAVASGRNRTKQWHIDYLLPHVEVLDVVTSPRPECSVAGSIDQLMARVPRFGCSDCRCPTHLHYAEDLEKMKKAVHGAHHVA is encoded by the coding sequence GTGGAGGATCTTGGCAAAGGCACGTATACGCTTATCATGTTCCTTAAGGAGCCGATGCGCCTGAAGGTCGGGGCGCTCGGCGAGTTGTATTTTAACGAAGGCTACTACGCCTATACGGGCTCTGCTCTGGGAAGCGGGGGCTTTGTCCGGGTGAAGAGGCATAAAGCCGTGGCCTCGGGCAGGAATCGCACAAAGCAATGGCATATTGATTACTTATTGCCCCATGTGGAAGTCCTGGACGTGGTCACCTCGCCCCGGCCCGAGTGCAGCGTCGCCGGCTCCATCGACCAGCTCATGGCCCGCGTACCCCGGTTCGGGTGCAGCGACTGCCGGTGCCCCACGCATCTTCACTATGCGGAAGACCTCGAAAAGATGAAAAAAGCCGTGCACGGGGCGCATCACGTAGCCTGA